From Ananas comosus cultivar F153 unplaced genomic scaffold, ASM154086v1, whole genome shotgun sequence:
CAAATTGTGTTAAATTTTGGTTATTGGAAGACTCGCTCCTCTTAGGTTGACTTGGTTGTATTGATCAAATTGGAGTTCATCCAATTGATGTCGTTTCGCAAGTTGTaatgattaaatatattttgaatgatTGGTTAGTGGATTATGATGGTTAGCGAGGTTTGTGCGATAAGTTTTGATTGTTATGGACAGTTTGAAGATATTAGGAGGAATGAGGGACGTGAAAATAAGGACTTCAATTAGTAGAATCTATGAGGaaatttaattctttaattCGGTAGCACTACTATGTATGAGAGATAAGTTTATGCATTtgttgtaacgacccagcccactggcattaataactcgttaggctgAAACCATTGACTCTAAATGCTTAAGACCAATTATTGGTATTAAAATTCTAGTCACATGCAGGACTTTTATAGTTTCCCACATTATtcgatgtaggactattggcTGTCACAAACTTTCCCTATACTAGGCGTTCCAAGATCACTAGGCAATGTGAGATCCATCTCACATTTCCGGTCGGTTATTTGAttctaataccaaatgtaataaCCCGGCCTAAGGAGTTATTAGTACTAGTGGGCTGGATTTGTTACATCCCTGAAACATTAAAGGAATATTCTTTTGGTTTGTCTTGATTTTTAACCGTGGTAGGAAGTTGGTTGAGATAGAAGGTACATTTCTTCGTTTCTTCGAGTCTTCAACCACCGGTCCACTGCTTAGCTGATTTTAGTGTGTAATAGTTTTCTCTGTATGAGACTACTTCTATTTTGTGCACGTTCGTTGGTAATTTTACATGTTATATATCAAGTTTGCAATTTTgcacaataaaaatattaggaaaaaCAATGGAGAGACAGTAAAAGTTTGAAGATTAATAGAGGAAAATAAAGTCATTTTTTCCTGAACAAAGTTAAGTAACCTTGAATCTAGTCAACCTCAATATTTATTCCATACATTTGCCTATTTAACACAAGAAAGCTCATGTAACTTGTACATTGTTCAATCCAACCTTATTTAATGTTGATCCAACTAGGAAATGTTTTATATGTTCTTATGACAGACAAGATTAAACATTCCTATTGTTAAACTCCTTTAGAAGAAATTTAACAATCCGGGCCAACTCCTAGTGCATTGATTGTAGTATAGATGCATTCCTTTTCGATTCTAGAGGCCGGTCTTCATTTGATTCACTGAGCAAACAATTTTGCTTTACCTTTTTGGCATTTTGGGAAGAAAGGCATTTTGGGAAGAAACTCTTTTGGCATCCCATTAATTGTTAGTTCTGAAGGTCACATTTGCTGTTTACTTTGGAGATTCAGGTGTTGGAAGAACCCTGCACAACATTTGTTTGATCATACTTAGCAAAATGAATATCATGTGGCTTTTGTTCTGTTCCACCTGGACTTGAGAAAGATTGCATCACATGGCATGGTTTGGAGAAATAGTATGTATTGCATCATAGATGTGAATGAGTAATAGAGCTGATGGGTCGTCAAGtctaagggcccgtttggtatTGGGGTCCATCTAAcgctaataaataaaatgaagttggggcgaaagcatatagaaatatgcttCTGCATTCTCCAGTGGGaacgcagaaaatatatcgtaaccgacttatTACAATAAGTGGAACACAATATTACATTCGAAAATAAATAGGGTATTTTTCTATCGTACTTTCCAACCGTATGTAAcacaatctctccgcaatcccaaTGGAGCCTAAGTGCAAGTTGGTTGATCTTGAACATCTTAAATTTACTCGCCCGTAAATAGTTGCAACACTTCTACTAAGATCTCCAATCTACTAAAATCTTCAAGGCCCAGGCAATTGTGCTTTTAAGTAACCTATCACTTGAATTTGTAATTTTCCTAATATTGATAGATTTTTCATGCAGTCGATCTCTACAGTATAATACATCAAACATTTGAAATGTTAGTCCATCAAATATTTGAAATACCGTAGGTGATATGAAGATCATTTGTTACAATAAGGATCACATAGCGGTATAGGCACTTGACATTGTCCTTAGTAGTAGGGTTTACTTGTCCtatatttatttgcaaaatttcATGAACACTCTTGTTTTGAATGCTTGGCATCAAATTTGTAGTAAAATCATATCTTCTCTGAAATTTCTTTGTAAAAATATGTGGTAATCAATTGTTTTTTGTCAAATATGAGTACTGTTCTTCCGGTGTTTATTTCTTTTCAGTCTTACTAATAAAATGTTGCAGCTTTTGCTCCACTATCAGATTATTAATTAGCTGTTTTGCACTGATTGCTACTTTTAACCTATTGTTCCCATTCGTAAATAGGTAAACATGGAAACAAATTGCAGTTGGACAGTGACATCCAGGTTTTCTTATATCAGATGGTCGGCACATGGGGTCAACTTCTCTTTCCAAAACCATGGAAGGAGTTCCGGTTGTGGTACGATATACACAAAGCCAAAGGAGTGAAACCCATTCTTCAAGGCATGGTAATCTTATTAAGTTTGAACAAAACTAAGTTTCTCTGAAAAGTGGGACCTAAATGCGTTGTAATTTTGCCATTATCTGAACTTCATGTTGACAAACATTTCTTCTCATCTTTTCATTTTCACGCATGTTGATTGTTcaattgcaatatttttttaatcctaCTTTTTGCAGGTGACTACAGGATGGTACAAAAGGATGGGTGAGAAAATATGGACCCCCTGGTTCATCAAATTTGTCCATTCGCGAGGATACTTCAATATCTACACAAACTTTCAGGAAGAAAGGGCCCTAAGCATCTCACACAGGGATGCAGGTGTGAACTATGGGAGAAGTGTTGGTCCCGATTCCAATTTACTGGATGAAAGCTCGCTCAATTTTGATTTGTGGAAACTTCCACCCTTGAGTAATCTAAAATGGTTCGATTTCTGCTTCAAAGAAGTTCATCCTGGGAGAATCGTTAGGAGCTTCGATGAACTTGGTACTGTACTAGATTCTTTGCAGAAGCAGAAAACTATTATAATTATAAGCTTGTATGGGACTGAAAAGAGGATTGTTAGAAACTTGATTTGCCATCTTGGCAAGGTTGGAATGGAGAACTTTGTTCTCATTGTTGACGATCCAGAGTTTATAGATGACCTCGCAAGAAGAGGATATGCAGTAATTGATGCGAATCGATTGATTCACAGCATTAAAAGCCATAACTCAGTGTTAAATCTTGAAATTTCTGGGACAGATTTGATGAAGGAAATCTTGGTTAAAGCCCATTTGGTAAAGAATTGCCTGGAATCACGGTATAACTTATGGTTAATGGATGGGAATATGATACCAATTAGCGCTAAATTACCTGAGCCATCAGATCAATTGTACGACTTCTTAGCTGCAAGAGACTTGGGGTTGTTATTTATTAAAAGTTCTCCAACTTCTCTGAAATTTTGGATTGATGGTCTAGTTTCTATGGTGGCGGCACAAGCAAGCAAGTCTACGATAGGTGGCAACAATTTCATGTACTTTGTTAACAAAGCTTTGGAAGCGAGGGGTGATTTAAGGTTGCGGAGATTGGATGAAAAGGCCATTGCCGTGAAATTAGGAGTTAATAACATGTATAATACCACTCTGAATAGTGGAAAGAATTTGATCATCTTGCCCCAGGATATGCAACCGGCTTCAGTTGAGGAGGAGCTCGAAACTCTCGGTATGTGGTTAATAGATGCAGATTCTTCATGTAATGCTGTTTTTTGCCACCAAAGGTAGAGAATCTAACACAAGAGGTatttttgttctctctctctttttattctttcctCTTATTTGTTAAAAATCATTGGATACTTGTAGTCGTCACatttattacatatttatttattacattaAAGTTCTTTGGAATTTCTCTCAAATATCCTTATTCAATGCCTTTGAAATTAGTTACACCACTTTTCAATGAGAAAATATTGTTACAATATCCTGCTTGAGTACCTGTTTGGCTCGACTTTTAGAACAATATCTCTAATTCTGTATTTGAGTAGCAGAAGCTAGATGTATATGGAAGATCTGAGCATCTGGCTTCTGGCTTTTGTAAGAAGTTATAGAGGGGTTTAAATGAAGATTAAAAATGATGTGCTTCTCTGTATTCTGGTTAGACGACAGAAATTATATCTTAACTTATTTAGCGTCATCTGTGCGACTTCTTATCGCATGCAATGGATTCTGCCTTATCTGCTGTCCCACTGAAAAAGATAGAAGCATATTTTTACATACTTTTGCTCTTAACTCCTTTGGATCTAATAGCATTATATAGCCAAGATCTCAGGGGACCTTTAAGCAAAATAGCTTGATGTCTTTTTTAAGCTTTGCTCTTAAGCCATGTGAACTCAATGTGAACTACCATTTAAGCGTTTTCCTGGAAATGTAAGGTTTGACTCCTGTTAGTTTGGTTAATTTGACATGAATCACCCTATATTTTACTGTAggagaaaaaaacataaaaaaaaagacacttattagttttagtttttttcttcttcgagAGCATGAAACTAAGATGATAAACTTTCTTGATTAATTAGGGGTCAAATTGGATGTAGAACTGGACACaactaaggccctgtttgggaTTATGTTGTCAGAAGAACCTGCGCTGCGAGAAAGCATATAACCGCTTGCTTTTGACGAAGCAATCGCAAATAGGGtcttattttttagaaaaaataattggagaaataaatattctttgGATTGGAAATCAAATGATACTTACTGATTCTTTATAGACACATAAAGTTCTTGTTAATCAATCATAGCAATATTTTGACAATTACATCTTTATTTGAAGTTTAATTGTCGATGTAAACAATCTGATTTTACATATTCTTTTAGGCTTGATAACACTCTACTAAACTGCTCTTTAGAATTACTTAATTTACAACATTGTACCTTCTTTTTTTCGAAGTCCCCattaaactattatttttcATCATTCTCTATGtgattttagatttatttttttttgctgtgctacgtttttttttccttaaaatttCTTAGGGGCATGTTTGGCACTGGGATTAGATTGGATGGGATCATAAGAACCGGATTAAATTGGATTGGATTGGCATAAGATAGGATTTATTCAATTCCATTCTTCTGTTTGGAGCAATCTAGGATTATAAGATTGAATAAATCCTATCTTATGCCAAAGCTTTGGCCATCTAGGATTCTATCAATTTGCTTTCaactatttttctattatgtttATCTATTTACTTTTGCTTGTCAAAACAAACTGAATATATACTTTGCTACTTTTAAGCCGCACCTTTTTAATAAATAGCTTTTATTTAGGATCATGGATTTATTACTTGTAATGtaaagattgaaaaaaaaagagaggataaTTTAATAATGTATTTGGAAATAATATCTGTAGTATagcgtgaaaaaaaaaacacttccaAGCTATAgtgtagtatatat
This genomic window contains:
- the LOC109705426 gene encoding uncharacterized protein LOC109705426 isoform X1; its protein translation is MHRRRGPLLFPLLFLLLLSLSALLLLPSHHHHSSSSSLLPFPSSNPNPYANPSNFTFLIKVLAFDRPDSLRRCLRSLFAADYGGDRVGLHLFLDHFHVANPTNESDVVDRRLEAARRVLDLADAFPWPHGPKLLHYRTANAGLQAQWLEAWWPSSDDEFAFVVEDDLELSPLYYRYLKGLILKYYYDKANYSPSVFGASLQRPRFVAGKHGNKLQLDSDIQVFLYQMVGTWGQLLFPKPWKEFRLWYDIHKAKGVKPILQGMVTTGWYKRMGEKIWTPWFIKFVHSRGYFNIYTNFQEERALSISHRDAGVNYGRSVGPDSNLLDESSLNFDLWKLPPLSNLKWFDFCFKEVHPGRIVRSFDELGTVLDSLQKQKTIIIISLYGTEKRIVRNLICHLGKVGMENFVLIVDDPEFIDDLARRGYAVIDANRLIHSIKSHNSVLNLEISGTDLMKEILVKAHLVKNCLESRYNLWLMDGNMIPISAKLPEPSDQLYDFLAARDLGLLFIKSSPTSLKFWIDGLVSMVAAQASKSTIGGNNFMYFVNKALEARGDLRLRRLDEKAIAVKLGVNNMYNTTLNSGKNLIILPQDMQPASVEEELETLGMWLIDADSSCNAVFCHQR
- the LOC109705426 gene encoding uncharacterized protein LOC109705426 isoform X2, whose product is MHRRRGPLLFPLLFLLLLSLSALLLLPSHHHHSSSSSLLPFPSSNPNPYANPSNFTFLIKVLAFDRPDSLRRCLRSLFAADYGGDRVGLHLFLDHFHVANPTNESDVVDRRLEAARRVLDLADAFPWPHGPKLLHYRTANAGLQAQWLEAWWPSSDDEFAFVVEDDLELSPLYYRYLKGLILKYYYDKANYSPSVFGASLQRPRFVAGKHGNKLQLDSDIQVFLYQMVGTWGQLLFPKPWKEFRLWYDIHKAKGVKPILQGWYKRMGEKIWTPWFIKFVHSRGYFNIYTNFQEERALSISHRDAGVNYGRSVGPDSNLLDESSLNFDLWKLPPLSNLKWFDFCFKEVHPGRIVRSFDELGTVLDSLQKQKTIIIISLYGTEKRIVRNLICHLGKVGMENFVLIVDDPEFIDDLARRGYAVIDANRLIHSIKSHNSVLNLEISGTDLMKEILVKAHLVKNCLESRYNLWLMDGNMIPISAKLPEPSDQLYDFLAARDLGLLFIKSSPTSLKFWIDGLVSMVAAQASKSTIGGNNFMYFVNKALEARGDLRLRRLDEKAIAVKLGVNNMYNTTLNSGKNLIILPQDMQPASVEEELETLGMWLIDADSSCNAVFCHQR